The following proteins are co-located in the Flectobacillus major DSM 103 genome:
- a CDS encoding fatty acid desaturase, with amino-acid sequence MEWIDKNKGILIAIGVISLWGSSLWYLLNSTVSFSDPWLYVFILLQTHLYTGVFITAHDSIHGVVAPQYPKLNYFVGWLCATLFAFNNFKKLSQKHHLHHRHVVSDDDPDYFNGNFFRWYLKFALEYVTIWQIVLMAVTYNVLKLVFPMWNLILFWEIPAILSTLQLFYFGTYLPHRGEHPTDDKFKSRSQKLNHWAAFLSCYFFGYHHEHHAYPYLPWWKLAKAKEQTEHIGKSTGF; translated from the coding sequence ATGGAATGGATTGATAAAAATAAGGGTATCTTAATAGCGATAGGAGTTATTTCGCTTTGGGGAAGCAGTTTATGGTATTTATTAAACAGCACAGTGTCGTTTTCAGACCCTTGGCTATATGTATTTATACTATTACAAACACACTTGTATACAGGCGTTTTTATTACGGCACACGATTCAATTCATGGGGTTGTTGCTCCTCAATATCCTAAGCTCAATTATTTTGTAGGCTGGCTTTGTGCCACATTATTTGCTTTTAATAATTTTAAAAAGCTGAGTCAAAAACACCATTTACACCATCGTCATGTAGTATCCGACGACGACCCTGACTATTTTAATGGAAATTTCTTTCGTTGGTATCTCAAATTTGCCCTAGAATATGTAACCATTTGGCAAATTGTACTCATGGCCGTTACTTATAATGTATTGAAATTGGTGTTTCCGATGTGGAATCTGATTCTATTTTGGGAAATACCCGCTATTTTGAGTACGCTTCAATTATTTTATTTTGGTACTTATTTACCTCATCGTGGCGAGCATCCTACCGACGACAAATTCAAATCTCGTAGTCAAAAGCTAAATCACTGGGCAGCTTTTTTGAGTTGCTATTTCTTTGGATATCACCACGAACATCACGCATATCCCTATTTGCCTTGGTGGAAACTCGCCAAAGCAAAAGAACAAACTGAGCATATTGGTAAAAGTACAGGTTTTTGA